A single window of Chlamydia ibidis 10-1398/6 DNA harbors:
- a CDS encoding DUF1389 domain-containing protein, which translates to MATLPSSSITCVTHQKCIGSQYISPEGIAQSRGRAIEIVMVISMIFLMGVIALLGGICSASIETGVLIASIGAVLSVISFSIARLAIEKSKEKKLLIPEKFSNILQVHYPEVFSEVIKNNKVTIKEVREILSYVDSIKNHGNISEIHNSSLRKKFRDPLLLLDRVRSYNNAQPYVHIDNVILQNCPLYWLSKFISLGRQDSLTSHGIVPTPKTMLLYWTSTLGLPIRCNRDYFVRETIFNTTIYEVVKKLTYEQFNILENFVHRNAWNDCKVNNIINSLLGDGDQVDLNNQTLNDLQSKVTSMKNYKNILLLTILHGFSWNQLQMIKALDVDKWDFWCWLDRSADYRGGVQIFGRYFLNHFMNEDSPHYNPGVSLTTYEELLLITRQSREQKTDNLRGVRDVCVHLQKKIDTSMPVESNYAYTSLLESSSFPRYVVDLNTGARSYLLK; encoded by the coding sequence ATGGCAACGTTACCCAGTTCAAGTATCACTTGTGTGACACATCAGAAGTGTATAGGCTCCCAGTACATAAGTCCTGAAGGAATAGCACAATCTCGTGGTAGAGCGATAGAAATTGTGATGGTCATATCTATGATTTTTTTGATGGGAGTAATTGCTTTGCTAGGGGGAATCTGTTCTGCAAGTATTGAGACTGGAGTTCTTATAGCTTCTATTGGAGCTGTTTTATCGGTAATTTCTTTTTCGATTGCAAGGCTTGCAATCGAAAAATCTAAAGAAAAAAAATTACTAATACCAGAAAAATTTTCTAATATTTTACAGGTGCATTACCCTGAAGTTTTTTCAGAGGTCATTAAAAATAACAAAGTTACTATAAAGGAAGTACGTGAGATTTTATCCTATGTAGATTCTATAAAAAATCATGGCAATATTTCGGAAATTCACAATTCTTCTTTAAGAAAAAAATTTCGTGATCCTCTTCTGCTTTTAGATAGAGTAAGGTCGTATAATAATGCTCAACCTTATGTGCATATTGATAATGTTATTTTGCAAAATTGTCCCTTGTATTGGCTCAGTAAATTTATTTCTTTAGGACGTCAAGATAGTTTGACTAGTCATGGTATCGTTCCTACACCTAAGACGATGTTACTTTACTGGACCTCTACATTGGGACTACCTATAAGGTGCAATCGCGATTACTTTGTTAGAGAAACTATTTTTAACACAACTATTTATGAGGTAGTGAAGAAATTAACATATGAGCAATTCAATATTTTAGAAAATTTTGTTCATAGAAATGCATGGAATGATTGCAAGGTAAACAATATTATTAACTCTTTATTGGGTGATGGAGATCAAGTTGATCTTAATAATCAAACTTTAAATGACCTTCAGTCTAAAGTAACATCTATGAAAAATTACAAAAATATTCTTCTTCTGACTATACTCCACGGCTTTTCTTGGAATCAACTTCAGATGATCAAAGCTCTAGACGTTGATAAATGGGATTTTTGGTGCTGGTTAGATCGTTCAGCAGATTATCGTGGAGGAGTTCAAATTTTCGGAAGATACTTCCTCAATCATTTCATGAATGAAGACTCCCCGCATTATAACCCAGGGGTATCTCTTACTACTTATGAAGAGTTATTATTGATTACTCGACAATCTAGAGAGCAGAAGACAGATAATCTTAGAGGAGTAAGAGACGTGTGCGTGCACTTACAGAAAAAAATAGATACATCTATGCCTGTCGAATCTAATTATGCCTACACTTCTCTTTTAGAAAGTTCATCTTTTCCTAGATATGTTGTTGATTTGAATACCGGTGCCCGTAGTTATTTGTTAAAATGA